The region GTGGCCGATTGACCTACGAGCATTCCACTCCGCTGCCCCACACGGCTTGGCATGTTCACCGGAGCACGAACGAGAGTCTGAGGAGCACCAGCACCCGTGGCTGTGAAGATCAAGCTCGCGCGGATCGGCAAGATCCGCGAGCCGCACTACCGCATCGTCGTCGCCGACGCCCGGACCCGCCGCAACGGCCGGGCCATCGAGACGATCGGGCAGTACCACCCGAAGGAGAACCCGAGCGGCATCGTCGTCAACTCGGAGCGGGTGCAGTACTGGCTGGGCGTCGGCGCGCAGCCGACCGAACCGGTGCGCAACATCCTGGAGATCACCGGCGACTGGCAGAAGTTCAAGGGCCTGCCCGGTGCCGAGGGGCGTCTGCAGGTCGCCCCGCCGAAGCCGAGCAAGCAGGAGCTGTTCGAGGCCGCGCTGGCCGCGGCCGGCGAGGAGCCCACCACCGAGGCCACCACCCCGAAGAAGAAGGGTGCGAAGAAGGCCGAGGACACGGCTGAAGAGCAGAAGTCCGAGGAAGGTCAGGCGTGACAGTCCTCGCGGACGCGCTTGAACACCTGGTGCGCGGCATCGTCGACAACCCCGACGATGTCCGCGTACAGCTGCTCACGACCCGGCGCGGTCGCACCCTTGAGGTGCACGTGAACCCGGACGACCTGGGCAAGGTCATCGGTCGCGGTGGGCGCACCGCGACCGCGCTGCGCACTGTGATGTCCGGCATCGGCGGTCGCGGTATCCGGGTCGACGTGGTGGACACCGACCGCTGAACATGATCATGAGCGAGTCCGAGCCGCAAATCCTCGCTGTCGGTCGCGTCGTCCGGCCGCACGGCGTGCGGGGGGAGCTTGTCGTCGAGGTGCTCACCGA is a window of Saccharopolyspora phatthalungensis DNA encoding:
- the rpsP gene encoding 30S ribosomal protein S16 codes for the protein MAVKIKLARIGKIREPHYRIVVADARTRRNGRAIETIGQYHPKENPSGIVVNSERVQYWLGVGAQPTEPVRNILEITGDWQKFKGLPGAEGRLQVAPPKPSKQELFEAALAAAGEEPTTEATTPKKKGAKKAEDTAEEQKSEEGQA
- a CDS encoding RNA-binding protein, translating into MTVLADALEHLVRGIVDNPDDVRVQLLTTRRGRTLEVHVNPDDLGKVIGRGGRTATALRTVMSGIGGRGIRVDVVDTDR